CTGCACGCCGAGCTGCTGCGCCGCAGGGCGGTCGGCGAGCTGACGGTGCGCGAGATCGTGCCCGCGGCCCGTACGGTCCTGCTCGACGGCCTGCCCGAGCCGGCGCGGCTCGCGGCGCGGCTCACCGACTGGGAGATCCCACCGGTCCCCGCGCGCGCGGAGGACGCGATCGAGATCCCCGTACGGTACGACGGTCCCGATCTGCCGGACGTGGCCGCGCTGTGGGGCGTGGGGCAGGACGAGGTGGCACGGATCCACGCGGCGGCCGCATTCCGGGTCGCCTTCTGCGGCTTCGCGCCCGGCTTCGGCTACCTCACCGGCCTGCCGGACCGCTACCACGTGCCGCGCCGGGCCACCCCGCGCACGGCCGTCCCGGCGGGCTCGGTGGCGCTCGCGGGCCCGTACACGGGCGTGTACCCGCGCTCGTCGCCGGGTGGCTGGCAGCTCATCGGCACGACCGACACGGTGATGTGGGACCACGCGCGCGTACCGGCCGCGCTGCTCATTCCGGGAGCCCGCGTCCGCTTCGTCCCGGTGGGGTCCGGATGACGGACCGCGCGCTCGCCGTCGTACGGGCCGGGGCGCTGACCACCGTGCAGGACCTGGGGCGACCCGGGCACGCCCATCTCGGGGTGCCGCGCTCCGGGGCGCTCGACGCGCCCGCGGCGGCGCTCGTCAACCGGCTGGTGGGGAATCCGCCGGAGGCGGCCGTACTGGAGACCACGCTCAACGGCTGTGCCGTGCGGCCGCGTTCGGCGGTCACCGTCGCGGTCGGCGGCGCGCCCTGCCCGGTCACCGTGGACGGCCGGCCCGTGCCCTGGGGAGGGCCGGTGCGCGTGCCGGGTGGCGCGCTGCTCGACGTCGGGTACGTGCGCTCCGGAGTACGCAGCTATCTGGCCGTCTCGGGCGGAGTGGCCGTGGAGCCGGTGCTCGGCAGCCGCTCCACGGACCTGCTCTCCGGACTCGGCCCGCCACCGCTCACGGACGGCGCCGTGTTGCCCCTCGGCAGGCCGATCGGCCCCCACGCGCGCGTGGACGCCGTCCCGCAGCCGGGTCCGCCGGCCGAGCTCGTGCTGCGTGTGACGCCGGGGCCGCGCGACGACTGGTTCACGGCGGACGCGGTTCGCACCCTCGTCACGGGTGCGTACCGCGTGTCCGCCGCGAGCAACCGGATCGGCCTGCGCACGGAAGGCCCCGCGCTGGAACGTGCCCGGGTGGGTGAACTGCCCAGTGAGGGGATGGTGCTGGGCGCGGTTCAGGTACCGCCCGACGGCAGACCGGTCGTCTTCCTGGCCGACCATCCGACCACCGGGGGGTACCCGGTGATCGCGGTCGTGCGGGCCGCCGACCTCGCGGCCGCGGCCCAGGCGGCGCCTGGCACGCCTGTGCGGTTCGCGGCCGTACGCCGCCGCTAGGGGGTGCCGCCGCCGGGCGTGCCGGGTGCCGTCCCCAGGTGGGCCGGCACCCGGTGGTGGTGCGGGCGTCGAGGGTTTCGCCCCCGCCGCCCCTACCCGTCCCTTCCCCCCGGGGGCTCCGCCCCCGGGCTCCCCCGTCGGGGACTGCGTCCTCTGAGCCCCTGCCTGGGGGCTGCGCCCCCCGACCCCCGCTTCGGCCTGAACGGCCTCGTCCTCAAACGCCGGACGGGCTGGATGTGGCTGGGCCGCGCTGCAACGCGCGGGCGGGTGGGGCGCTTCGGCCTGAACGGCCTTGTCCTCGAACTCCCCAAGCTCTCGAGCAGGTGGACCCCCGGGCAGGCTGGATGTGGCCGAGTTGCGCTGCAAGGCGCCGCCTCGCGGTCGCGCGTCGCAGTTGGGCTGTCCCCTCACGCCGCTTCCGGCTGGTCCCCCGTC
The Streptomyces sp. CGMCC 4.7035 DNA segment above includes these coding regions:
- a CDS encoding 5-oxoprolinase subunit B family protein, translating into MKVLPVGDEALLVELSCGEEAQALHAELLRRRAVGELTVREIVPAARTVLLDGLPEPARLAARLTDWEIPPVPARAEDAIEIPVRYDGPDLPDVAALWGVGQDEVARIHAAAAFRVAFCGFAPGFGYLTGLPDRYHVPRRATPRTAVPAGSVALAGPYTGVYPRSSPGGWQLIGTTDTVMWDHARVPAALLIPGARVRFVPVGSG
- a CDS encoding 5-oxoprolinase subunit C family protein, with the translated sequence MTDRALAVVRAGALTTVQDLGRPGHAHLGVPRSGALDAPAAALVNRLVGNPPEAAVLETTLNGCAVRPRSAVTVAVGGAPCPVTVDGRPVPWGGPVRVPGGALLDVGYVRSGVRSYLAVSGGVAVEPVLGSRSTDLLSGLGPPPLTDGAVLPLGRPIGPHARVDAVPQPGPPAELVLRVTPGPRDDWFTADAVRTLVTGAYRVSAASNRIGLRTEGPALERARVGELPSEGMVLGAVQVPPDGRPVVFLADHPTTGGYPVIAVVRAADLAAAAQAAPGTPVRFAAVRRR